The DNA segment CGCTGTGGCGTTCAAAAACGAGATCAGCACCGGCATGTCGGCGCCGCCGATCCGGACTGAGAATACCCAGCCGAGAAAGATCGACGCCACAAGAATGCCGATCAGCACGGGAATGGCGCCTGAAGGCGACGTTGCGGCTGCTACCACGCAAAGACCCGCAATCACGGCCAGTACGAGCAACAACACGGCGTTGTGATTCGGTAGTATCGTCGGCGTCTGCCGGATCTTCGCAGCCAGCTTGGCGCTCGCCAGCATCGACCCGCTGAAGGTGGCTGCCCCGATCACCAGCCCGAGATATCCTGACACTTCCCCGAGCGCCGTCATCTCCGCGTGCGACCGCGTCAACTCGACCAGCGCGACGGTGCACGCCGCCACGCCGCCGGCGCCGTGCTGAAATGCCACCATGGCCGGGATCTGTATCATCGTCACCCGCGCGGCAACGACTATACCGACTGCGCCGCCGACAAGCAGCGCCACGGCCAGCCACGAGAGCCCATGGATCGTATGGGTCGACAGAACCAACACAATCGCGCCCAGCAGCGCCACCGAGGCGGTAAGGTTGCCCCATCGAGCACCACGCGGAGTGCGAAACAGTCGAATGCCGACGATTAATAAGGCGATAATCGCCAGCTCCAGAACGAGTCTCAAAGTATTATCCATGCGTATTACCCCGATCAAGCTGCTCCTCGGTACGTGCACGGCGTGCACCACTGCCTCGTTCCAACCTCCGACACGATTGCCCGATCGGAGCAGATATTTGGTTGCGGTACTTCACGTGTGCTTCACAGCCGCGCCGCGCCAGGAATGGTACGCCAGGATCGCCCTGTGGCGGTCGAGATGGGGCCCGCCACCGCGACAACGGACATCCGATGTCACGCAGACGGGAGCCCTGGACGCGGCGGCGACTGTGAAACGCCATTTAACGGTCCTCGCCTTTCACGTGTGGATCCTCGTGCGTCTTGAACAGACGCGTCATCCGGTCCGTGATCACGAATCCGCCGATCAGGTTGAAAGCTGCCGTCACAAGCGCAAGCATGCCGACAAGCCTCAAACCCGTTCCCGACGGCACCGTGAACAACAGGATGGCGCCCAGGATCGTCACGGCCGATACCGCATTCGTCATCGACATCAGCGGCGTGTGCAGCAGCGGAGGAACCCGCGATATGAGCAAATAGCCCACTCCGAACGCCACGACAAACACGGTCAGCATCAGTAGTAGATCAGCCACGGTACTTCTCCTTTGGGTCGATTACTTCGCCGCCACGGTTTCATGCATAGCCTCAAGCGCGGGCCCGTAGACAATGCTGCCGTCTTTGGTAACGAGCGACGCTTGGACGATTTCGTCGGCGAGATCGGGCGTCCGGGATCCCTTCTTGAACAGGTTCTCGATGTAGTAGTACATGTTGTTGGCGTAAAGCCACGACGACTGCATCGGCATACGACCCGGAAGGTTCTGCACGCCGCACACGCGAACGTCGTGCTTGACCACGTCCTGTCCCGGCTTCGTGAGTTCGCAGTTCCCGCCCTGGTCGATGGAGATGTCGATGATCACGGAACCCGGCTTCATACACGCCACCGCCTCCTCGGTCACGATGGTGGGAGCCAGTGAACCGGGAACGAGGGCCGACAGAACCATGATGTCGACCTCATGGGCCATGTCCCGAATCGCTTTCTGCTCCTTCTTCAGCCAGGAGTCGGGAAGCTGCTTCGCATAGCCGCCCTCGGCAATCGCCAGCTCGGCCGGAACATCGAAACCCTCGACCTTCGCGTTGAGACTGGACGCTTCCTGTCGGGCCGACTCCCGGATGTCCCATGCCTTGACGACCGCACCGAGTCGCTTGGCCGTCGCAATGGACTGCAACCCCGCAACGCCGGCGCCGATCACCAGTACCGTCGCGGGCTTTATCGCGCCGATCGCCGTCCCCACCATCGGAAGGAACCGCGGAAGATACTCGGCCGCGTCGAGCACCGCCCGATAACCGGCCACCGTACTCATCGAGGTCAACGCATCCATGCGCTGCGCGCGCGATATCCGGGGGATACCATCCATCGTGAACGAACAGATGCCGCGAGCGGCAAGCTTGCGGACCATCTCATGGCTGTCCGGTGAGGCCGGATGCAAAAAGGTCACCAGGATAGCTGACGAAGGCATCATGTCCACTTCGTGCTTCCCGACTTCCTCGTTGAAAATCGGCTGCTTCACCTTCAGGATCACGTCAGCCTTGCTGAACAGATCCTCAACCTTCGATACAATCTCGGCACCGGCTTTCTCGTAGGCCGCATCGGTCACGAAAATACCCGCTCCCGCTCCCGACTGCACCGCTACCTCATATCCCAGCTTGCGAAACTTCTCCACTGTCTCCGGAATGGCTGCAACGCGTCTTTCGGCATGCAGAATCTCTTTGGGAATGGCTATACGCATGGTAATCTCCTTGTTTTTGTTTGATCGTTCCTCAGGCCCGCTGCCCGGCCAGCGATTGCTCTTCCGTCGTCACCCGCCCCAACAGCCCGTCGCAAACACGCGCGAGCGCCCCGTTGAAGGCGTCAAGACTCGAAAAACGCCATTCGCGCTGCCAGATCTTGTGATTGACCTCGTGACCGGGGTCGTTGAGCAGAGTCTCGCCCAGCTTCCAGGGCGACACCGTGAGGTTGTAACGCTGGTTCGTCAGATGAGCCGGCAAAAGCGATAGTTCCTGAATGGACCGAAGCCCCTGCTCGAACGGCATCCCTTCGGTGCCGCGAAGATACCATTCCGGATTGGGCGTCCCCTCGTTCGGTTCGCCGTCATACCAGTTCAGCGTTACGAGTACCGCGGTGTCATCGGGCCAGAAAGGCAACACACAGTGGAACTCGATGCGCAGGTCGTCGGCCGTATATCCTGACGCGGAGACGCCGAGCGCCACCAGCGGCTCCCGAGACATGGCGCCGCCCGGACGACTTGCACCGTGGGCTCCCCGACCGAGATGCTCATACGCCTCGAGCGTCGACGCCGCCTGGTGGGAATAGACGGGAAACTTGACCGTGTTCGGCAATCCACCGTCGGCAAGCTTGTGAGGAAAACTCTCCGAGGATAGACCCGCCACGTGCCGCTTGACACCGTCAAAAGGAACTTCGACCTGCACCGGTGTCGGTGTCCAGATGGGAAACTCACAGGGAGCCAGTTCGGAGTAGGTTGCCTGCACAACCGCATCTCCGGCCCTGATCAGCAAATCGGTGGTGGCACCGTGCTGCTTCAGGACCCGTGCTTCAACTCGCTGACCCTTCATGATCTGAAACCTCCATTAAGGTGTGCGCATGAACCAATGTCGCCTGTTCACTCCGATTACCACCCCGGAGGGGTGCCAACCGGGGCACTCGCCCCTGGCTGTGATGCTGCTCGCGGACGCGACTTTTGGCTCGTTTGTTTCATTTGTCATGAAGTAACGGCATCTGCCGTGGCGCGGCTATCGGGCGCCACCGGATAATCGGAGAGGCTAATCAGGAAAGACAGGGTGACTTCCGGATTAGCGCGTTTCGGTCATTGACTTATGATTGATGTATCAGAGGATGAGGCTGGGTACGAAAATGGCGCGGTGGAAATTAGGGGTTTTCCCTAGATCCGCGGCGGTCAGACATTCGTGGAAAAACTCTTTCAGCTCAGTTAATGCGTCGGCGATGCCCTCGGAATCCGCAGGCGCGCGCATGAGTGCAGACTACCCAAGTCCGGACTGAATAACCGCGTTGTATAGCTTCTGCATCCGCATATCGGTCGCCGAAATCACGTCGGCGCAGTCTTTCAACTCCCTGGTGATCTGCTCTGTCTGTTTGTCAGCAAGACGATACGCCAACTCATGCTCCAGCGACGCCCAGAAATCCATGGCAATGGTGCGGAGTTGAATCTCGACTTTGACCGACTCGGGGCCTGATGACATGAATACAGGTACGGCAATAATCAGATGCAGGCTGCGATAACCGTTAGGCTTTGGGTTCTTGATGTAGTCTATTTCCCGAATCAACTCGATATCGCTCTGCGATGTTAACAAGGTGGCCACCAGATACAGATCGTCGACATACGAACAAATCACGCGGACTCCTGCGATGTCGTGGATGTTCTGCCGAGCCGACGCCAGGGTCATTTCGTGGCCCTTTCTAGCCAGCTTCTCCACTATCCGCCTGGGGGTCTTCACGCGCGCCGTGACCTGATGGATCGGGTTGTGATGCTGGCTGTACTTGAACTCGTCGTTGAGATTCTCCAGCTTGGTCACTATCTCGCGGGTCGCCGATACGTAGATGTGTTCTGTTGACAAAAACGCGCGGATCTGCTCCGAGGCTTCCTCACCGAACGTTTGATCCAACAGCTTATCTAGAAAGTAAGTCTCTCTGGAGCGATTGATAGAGTCCATTATGCTCACCTCGTGTTGCCGGCATTTCGCTGTCCCGTTTGTTGGGCATTCGTAACGTACGGCGAGTCGCCGGAATAGGCAAGCCGGTGACGTGGAGTGAAAGAGGGTCGGTGATTGTTCAGTGGAGGCCGACCGATTGCCTGGCGCAGCGGGGTGAAGCGCAATGCTGATCTCGCACGATCGTCGGGCGAGACGCCTGACCGAAATCGGACAACTGTCGGAAAGCCCGAGTCGATCGAATGGGAGATCTCTTCGCCGTTGTCGACAGCTGCACACATGTATTCTGACCTATCGGCCACATTTAATGAGGTGGGGAAATTGAACCCCATACTCGCGTTGCGAAACAAGGACTTACACTGTATTGTGACCAAATTGTGACCGATTTTCACTTTTCCTTTCGATTCAAGGCGCACTGCTGCGGGGATACCGAAACATGTCACCGGGTTTCTCCGGGCATTCAATGAGGTATTCAAGTCCATTTTCTTTGCACTCTTCAAAAAATTCTTTATAGGCTTGCTCTCTCCCACCATAATGCATCGGAAAAACGACTTCAGGTTTCAGTCTCGCCATTATTTTCAATATTCTCGTCGAAGCCTCGCCCCACCGTCGTGTATGCGACCCAAGAAAGGCCATGTCTACGGAGTCGCATTGTTCTAGCAAGTAATCAAGGTCGGCTATCGAATCGGTCTTATAGTCACCTTGAAAGAAAATGGTCAGGCCGTCGGTTCTGATCAGATACGCCACTTCCGGGACGCCCGACAGGCAGTTGATTGTATATATATCCATATTGCCGATTTGAAGCGACGCCCTCGGACCGACAAGATGGTAATGACTGGTGTCATCAGTGGCCTGCCATCCGAAGATGTAGGTCACTCGGTCGACTTCCTTCTGCCAGTTGAGAATGATCGAGTCAAAGTGATCTTCATGGCTGTGGGTAACGAATACATATACGTCCAGGTCTCCGATTTCGGCTGGGTTGATTCGCCCGGTTGCCAGCGATGGCACTGATATAGTATCCGGGAAGTCGCGCGTCGAGCGCACGTAGTCAAAAATCAGCAGTTTAGTCCCGGTTCTGACCGCATAGCCGCAGTGAAGAAGATACCAAACATATGCCTCATCGTTCCCCAGTGGTTGCTGAAGCAGCGACCGGATCGAGCTGGAAGTGTTGGAATCAATGACTTGTGCAGTGCCGGAGTTTTGGGCTGCCCCGACCCGGGTCGTAGCCCAAGAGATGCTGGCTATAACGACAGCAATAGAGAGAACAGCCTTCAGGGCCATCAACTCTCCCTCAGTGTTCGTTGTTGGTGATCAGGTCGGATATCTTGAGTGTGCTTCCGACTCCCAGATCCAGGCACCGATTGCCGAACCGGTTCTTAAAACGCTCTCGTGCCAGATCCCCCGAGCAGTGACAGGGGCCAATGTACTTCACCAGGCCCTCCAATTTCGTTGCCAGAACGTCAATCATTTCTTGCGATTCGGCGGCGAGGTGGAACCCACCCATAACCAGCAGGATCGGCTCTTCTGTCAATTCCGAGATCCTGTGCACAATCCGTTCAATTCCAGGGTGTGCACATCCAGTGATAAGCACTGCCCCAGCGTCGGTGTGGATGATGAGACCTTCTTCATGAATTCCATTTCCTACCGGTCCAGTAGTTGTGACTCCGGCACAAAGAGATGTCGGCGTTTCAACGTAGATAACATCGCCTGCAAGATTCGTAGCAGAGTCGATCGTTGACAGAGCTCGGCCGGCAATGTTGCCGGACGATCCGCCACAGGGGAGGAACAACTTTGCCTGCCGCTGCGAAGCACGCATCACGGACGGCAGTCCCCCGATATGGTCGGCGTGGCAGTGAGTAACCGCTATCATGTCAATCTCCTGCGGATTATATCCGCCGGCCGCCATATTCGACACCAGCAGTTCACCGTCCCCCCCGGCATCGAGCAACAGAGTTTCGTTGCCGGCTTCGATCAAGCAAGAGAAACCATGTGCCGGTGACATACGGTCGTTGTGAGAGTTGTTGTCATATAGGATATGCAATTCGACTGCACTCGCTGGGAGACACTTTCCTGTGTGCGATCCGGACGACGGTGACACCCACGAAGGCCAGTAATCATTCGCCGGGTGGTTGATCAGATTCCTCAGATTTGAACCATCGGCGTCCATTGCGTAGATTTCGAAATTGCCGTCCTTCATGGTTTGAAAGGCGATTTGTCTTCCATCGGGAGACCAGACCGGATTTTCCTCCACACCGTCAAAGTCGGTCAGCGTAATTTCATGAGTGCCGTCAACATTCATAACGTGTATGTCACCCTGAAATTGCCGTGCCGGGCCACTGCGGAAAGCCAGCCGGGTGCCGTCGGGTGACCATGAAACACCGGTTTCATCAAGATCCGAGGTTGTCAGCCTGCGGAGACCGCTTCCGTCGGTGTTAACAACATAGACTTCCCAATTGCCGTCACGGTTGGAGCTGAAGCTGATCTGCCTTCCGTCCGGTGACCAGTTTGGCCAAAGCTCTTCGGCCTCATTGTTAGTGAGACGTTGCCAGTTGGTGCCGTCGGCATCCATGACGTGTATTTCGTAATTGCCATCACGATCCGACTGAAAGGTTATTTGCCCGCCATCGGGCGACCATTTGGGCTGGCGCTCAACGCTTGGCAGACTGGTCAGACGCTGTTCGGTCCCGGAAACAAGATCCAGCAGATAGAGGTCTGAGTTGCCATCGCGGAGAGAGACGAAAACAATGCGTGTTCCATCAGGCGAGATATCCGGACACTTCCCTCCGTCCTTACCCTTTGTAACCAGCTCAACGTTGCTTCCGTCGGCGTTCATGATAAAAATATCGTCGCGACCGTTTCGTGGCGAATAAAATGCGATCTTGCCATCAAGATTCTGACCCATTATCGGCGATGATATCAGAACAAGGATGCATACAAGTACTCGACATGCAGCTTGATATTTCGACTCAGACTCTCTTCCGGCCGTTTGTCTTACTTTCTTTCCGATGTTCATTGTTTATTAGACGAGTCGTGAAAGCAAATGTTACGCTCCACTATCTTGAGTCACCCACCTACCTTGGTCTGGTCTTTACAGGATAAACCTGTGACTAAACTGTGTCCTCAATCGTCGTAAGTTATTGCACGATATTCAGAGTTATAGCAGTGGGACGGGGGTATAAGTAAATGATCCAACATATTCTACCTCCATAAGCTATTGATTTACAATTGGTTATACAAAATAGGGGTGGCGGGAATCGAACCCCATACTCGTGTTGTGGCACAAGGACTTACTGGTCATTGTGATCAAATAGTGACGCATCTGGCGGGCCTCAGAACCGGAACAATGGACTGGCGACTCACAGGCAATTTGACAGCGAAAGCCTTGACGCCGTGAGTAGCCCTTAGCGATCTCCCGTAATCAATTTCTCGATGTTCTTCTTCAAATCGTCGTAAGCACCGCTATCCTGATTCGAGAAGATAATGAACGTGACATCGACTTCAGGAAAATAGCGCGCTTCAAAATTGATCCCCGGCGCCTGTCCACCATGACCATAAGACACGACCCGTTGCCCTTTCAAGCCCAAGGTGAAACCGTAGCCATAGGGGAATTTGTCCTCCAAGCCGCTGTTCTTGGGTGTGATCATCTCTGCCACTGATGACTCTTTGAGAACGGTTCCATTCTTCAGCCCACGCATGAATCTGAGCATGTCTCGCGGCGTCGAGTAACCACCCCCAGCTGAACTTCCGCGAAGTCCGTGACTTGCTTCAACCCACCCCGTCTTCCCCTTCGACAAAGGCTCAGCCAATGTTGTGTCTGACGACAATTTCAAATACGAATCCGTCTCGGTCATCCCAAGCGGCCGATAAATATGTTCTCGAACATAGTCGAAGTAATCAGCCGATGCCATCTTCTGGATAATGGCTCCTGCAAGTATGAATCCCGAATTGCTGTATTGGAACTTCGTGCCGGGAGCAAAGGTGGGTGTATCGACGTGAACAAACGGCATCATCTGCTCGACTTGAGAGATACTGTCCCAGGCCCGCTCATACGTATCAGTCCAGTAATCGCCGAGCCCGGCCGTATGAGAAGAGCAAGTGATGGACGGTAGCCGATCTGACAAACTGCTGGTGCGGATAGTCTGGAAAGTAGCGGGAAAGCGTGTCCGTCAGCTTGAGCTTTCCGGCATCTCGAAGCTGCATTATCGCCAGCGCCGTAAACATCTTGTTGCCGGAACCAAGATTGAGGCGGGTCGATGGTCCTATTCTTCTGGTCCGGGCAACATCTGCAAATCCCGTGTACCGCTCATAG comes from the Candidatus Zixiibacteriota bacterium genome and includes:
- a CDS encoding NAD(P) transhydrogenase subunit alpha: MADLLLMLTVFVVAFGVGYLLISRVPPLLHTPLMSMTNAVSAVTILGAILLFTVPSGTGLRLVGMLALVTAAFNLIGGFVITDRMTRLFKTHEDPHVKGEDR
- a CDS encoding MBL fold metallo-hydrolase, which codes for MALKAVLSIAVVIASISWATTRVGAAQNSGTAQVIDSNTSSSIRSLLQQPLGNDEAYVWYLLHCGYAVRTGTKLLIFDYVRSTRDFPDTISVPSLATGRINPAEIGDLDVYVFVTHSHEDHFDSIILNWQKEVDRVTYIFGWQATDDTSHYHLVGPRASLQIGNMDIYTINCLSGVPEVAYLIRTDGLTIFFQGDYKTDSIADLDYLLEQCDSVDMAFLGSHTRRWGEASTRILKIMARLKPEVVFPMHYGGREQAYKEFFEECKENGLEYLIECPEKPGDMFRYPRSSAP
- a CDS encoding GTP pyrophosphokinase family protein, translated to MDSINRSRETYFLDKLLDQTFGEEASEQIRAFLSTEHIYVSATREIVTKLENLNDEFKYSQHHNPIHQVTARVKTPRRIVEKLARKGHEMTLASARQNIHDIAGVRVICSYVDDLYLVATLLTSQSDIELIREIDYIKNPKPNGYRSLHLIIAVPVFMSSGPESVKVEIQLRTIAMDFWASLEHELAYRLADKQTEQITRELKDCADVISATDMRMQKLYNAVIQSGLG
- a CDS encoding serine hydrolase domain-containing protein, encoding MSDRLPSITCSSHTAGLGDYWTDTYERAWDSISQVEQMMPFVHVDTPTFAPGTKFQYSNSGFILAGAIIQKMASADYFDYVREHIYRPLGMTETDSYLKLSSDTTLAEPLSKGKTGWVEASHGLRGSSAGGGYSTPRDMLRFMRGLKNGTVLKESSVAEMITPKNSGLEDKFPYGYGFTLGLKGQRVVSYGHGGQAPGINFEARYFPEVDVTFIIFSNQDSGAYDDLKKNIEKLITGDR
- a CDS encoding MBL fold metallo-hydrolase, which translates into the protein MGQNLDGKIAFYSPRNGRDDIFIMNADGSNVELVTKGKDGGKCPDISPDGTRIVFVSLRDGNSDLYLLDLVSGTEQRLTSLPSVERQPKWSPDGGQITFQSDRDGNYEIHVMDADGTNWQRLTNNEAEELWPNWSPDGRQISFSSNRDGNWEVYVVNTDGSGLRRLTTSDLDETGVSWSPDGTRLAFRSGPARQFQGDIHVMNVDGTHEITLTDFDGVEENPVWSPDGRQIAFQTMKDGNFEIYAMDADGSNLRNLINHPANDYWPSWVSPSSGSHTGKCLPASAVELHILYDNNSHNDRMSPAHGFSCLIEAGNETLLLDAGGDGELLVSNMAAGGYNPQEIDMIAVTHCHADHIGGLPSVMRASQRQAKLFLPCGGSSGNIAGRALSTIDSATNLAGDVIYVETPTSLCAGVTTTGPVGNGIHEEGLIIHTDAGAVLITGCAHPGIERIVHRISELTEEPILLVMGGFHLAAESQEMIDVLATKLEGLVKYIGPCHCSGDLARERFKNRFGNRCLDLGVGSTLKISDLITNNEH
- a CDS encoding NAD(P) transhydrogenase subunit alpha; the encoded protein is MRIAIPKEILHAERRVAAIPETVEKFRKLGYEVAVQSGAGAGIFVTDAAYEKAGAEIVSKVEDLFSKADVILKVKQPIFNEEVGKHEVDMMPSSAILVTFLHPASPDSHEMVRKLAARGICSFTMDGIPRISRAQRMDALTSMSTVAGYRAVLDAAEYLPRFLPMVGTAIGAIKPATVLVIGAGVAGLQSIATAKRLGAVVKAWDIRESARQEASSLNAKVEGFDVPAELAIAEGGYAKQLPDSWLKKEQKAIRDMAHEVDIMVLSALVPGSLAPTIVTEEAVACMKPGSVIIDISIDQGGNCELTKPGQDVVKHDVRVCGVQNLPGRMPMQSSWLYANNMYYYIENLFKKGSRTPDLADEIVQASLVTKDGSIVYGPALEAMHETVAAK